tgttatatcaataaatcaaGATACATTGTACATTAGATATGTATCATCTGTATCAATCATTAGATCCAATTCACTTAATCATATATTGAAATTAGTTCGTTCTCGCCAGCACCATTTGTCATATGTAAATAATCATcgtatttattaaatcatttatttccCCTACACGTCAATAATAGAGACATCTCCACATTCCTTATGATGTTAAACATCTTTTGAATTAAAGGAATACATAGATTGTTtcctgttattttattttttaatccaTGTTATACTCTGTTTTATGCTTcttcaaattataatattgattcATTTAGATTTACTTGgatctgacattttttttttaaatcctatgAGAAAAAAGTTTAAGAACgtgcattaaaatgaaaaaaagaacattgttGAACTCACTCTTCATGTAAGACGGCAATAGTTTGTAATTCTATgatgtatattgttataatgTTGTGATCAAATGCTATGTGATTCGGTTGGTGCTTTGTCCGGAGATATGAagaataaaatgcattgaattgaacacgatatttattgtttgtcgCGAACATGGTCCGTCAAGGGATTAATGGCGGAGGTAACTCTCATAGAAGAGAGAGGCAACGTGGACCGTACTTGAATCTTGGAGgtataaaaagcaaaaatcttGAGCTGAATCGTTCATCTTGCttgcaaaataaatggcttatACTGCAAGCATTCAGCGAATATTCAAGTTAATACATATCACGACTTATATCTATCTATGATCTCCTGTTATTTACagaattgtatttttaaatcaaatgttacATCAAATGTTACGAAAAAATACacttacaaatttataaaaaaaagaaaatatacaatgaTAGCTAGAAGTTTTCACTGAACGGTAATGGTATCAAAGCGATTCATAAGTATTAACACGCCATGTTACATTCAATGAAAGGTTTACTGAAATGACTGTAGACGACCATTTCCCAAAACAAAGTAGTATTGGAATCATGATTTGTAAGGAGATCGGCCTTTTCGGTATTTATATAATGCGAATGTAACATCATGATAAAAAACTGTGCAAACGagaaatgttataatgtttgAAGTAATTGCATAATGCAGTGAAACTCTTCATTCAAATCACGCCATGGCGCGATACTGGGTTAGTGTGCTAGAAAAAATACACACGAGCTTGGCTTCCGGTAAATAGCTGAACTTGGTCCCGTTCTACCTGTGGCTAAAACAGTCCATGAGCCCAGCTGTCCGGCACATGTGGCAATACGGTATTCGAGAATTAAAATGCCAAGGAGACCCTGCATCTGGTTGAGATTTCGCTAcatcaaatcaaaatatcacTCCAAATGGCAAAGTTCAATACTTCATCATAAActacaaaataatattcatatgactcaatatcatttatttcaaagttgGATCGATTGGAATTTTGATATGATGAAATAACGTTTATTAACTTTCCTTAAATGTTAAATCGTTATAACGCAAAgtcattgtaaacaaattaacaaatgcACCTTTTTCACAGAAACTATTTTTCGGCGATTAAACGCGCTGAAGTTGAAACAATCTTTTTGTAAAATCATATCGCCCGTACCTGATATTATAATGTAATTTCACACAAAAAGAGGAAACATACGAGCAAATGTCATGTGTTCATGTAATTTGTGGACACATTTGTTCTGCATTATTGGTATATCTTTAAACTCAGCCCGTAACAATTTAATAAGGCATTCTTTGGGCTGATCAAATAGGGGAGAAATGGGTGACTGAGCCAACGCCGCTACTTGATACCGCAGATAGCCGAtctcattttatttacaatattgctTTTATTTGTGTACTTCAAATGTTACatcaaatgttataaaacaagaCACACTTTACATATTTCgaaaaaagacatttaaccTTTATTATGtatgaaaaagtgaaaaaagaatacatgaacatttttcttGTTCCTTTCTGATATGTCGGCGACATTTTTCATGTTCCTTGCCGTAGCGTCGGCGactatattttttctttcatacTGTTGGGACGGCGATATTTTTCTTGTTCCCTACTGTTGGGTCGGCGACAGTTTTCTTCTTTCATACTGTTGGGACGGCGatatttttcttgtttcatACTGTTGGGTCGGCGACATTTTTCTTGTTCCATACTGTTGGGTCGGCGACATTTTTCTTGTTCCATACTGTTGGGTCGGCGACATTTTTCTTGTTCCATACTGTTGGGTCGGCGAAATTTTTCATGTTCTTTGCTGTTGTGTCGGCGACATTTTTCATGTTCCTTAATATTGCGTCGGcgaaattttgttttgtttcttcccATTGAGTCAGCACGGCAGTTTTCCTGTTTCTTGTTGCTGGGCTGGCCACATTTTTCTTGTTCCTGTCTGTTGGGTCGGCTACAAGTTCCTTGTTCCTTGCTGTTGGGTCGGCGCTACAGGTTCCTTGTTTCTTCCCGTTGCGTCGGCAAGGCTGTTTGGTCGGTGCGACAGTTGTATTATTCCTTATCGTTGGGTCGGCAACTGATTTTTTGTTCCTTACTGTTGGGTCAGTGACAGTTTTTTAATTCCTTACTGTTGGGTCGCTAGACAGTTTTATTGTTCCTTGCTGTTGAGTCGGCGCGACAGTTTTATTGCTCCTTGCTGCTGGGTCGGCGCGACAGTTTTATTGCTCCTTGCTGCTGGGTCGGCGCGACAGTTTTATTGGTCAATGCTGCTGGGTCGGCGCGACAAGTTTTATTGCTCCTTGCTGCTGGGTCGGCGCGACAGTTTTATTGGTCAATGCTGCTGGGTCGGCATGCTAGTTTTATTGTTCATTGCTGCTGAGTCGGGAACTATCCACTGtggaaacatattcaaacagtcagggttgctatcttttgaagacaggtgctattatcttctttcattacttgttttcaaaagcatgaaatgtttgactccttcgtacttcacagaattgttaacatttgccaaTTATGAGCACTATAGCTAgcgttcttcagaaaacaaggatctttgtgttgtaaaacctagaacaaactatatcaaaaatacatttgcctataaagcaatgaaaatttggaattctcttcctacatacattaaatgtcaagataagctaCCAGCCTACATGCATTTAAAGTCTACTTATTGGCAGAATAATATTATcacttatgaaaaaaaaatcttgacactttatttaattaacattataataaatagtttattgtttacatgaattgtgtttatgtacgtatatgacattcttgcaacaacttgtaatggatactaccaaatgtgtaaatgttgaaaatatatcgattgaatgtggttttactgaatatatctacattatttacaggatgaaattattgtaatttataatcatcatattaaactgagtgtgtttgtcgaagaaatgttgaatacatgtataagtatgTTGAATTACATGAGAAaagtatgatagtgatagtgtgattgtatgttttgtatgttgcttaatatgtaagtcagtatatgtgtttttgtaatactttttgtgtgaaggccatgctggaaataagtagtatgtctgtaatgattgtacacttagtatgtaaccttcgttgaataaagttgtttttgttattattattattattattattattattataatagtcGGCGCGACAGTGTTGTTGTTCTTGCTTTTGGGTGGGCGCGACGGCGACAGTTCTATTGTTCCTTACTATTGGGTTGGCGACAGGTTTCTAGTTCCTTACTATTGGGTTGGCGACAGGTTTCTAGTTCCTTACTATTGGGTTGGAGACAGGTTTCTAGTTCCTTACTGTTGGGTTGGCGACAGGTTTCTAGTTCCTTACTATTGGGTTGGCGACAGGTTTCTAGTTCCTTAATATTGGGTTGGCGACAGGTTTCTAGTTCCTTAATATTGGGTTGGAGACAGGTTTCTAGTTCCTTACTATTGGGTTGGCGACAGGTTTCTAGTTCCTTACTATTGGGTTGGCGACAGGTTTCTAGTTCCTTACTGTTGGGTTGGCGACAGGTTTCTAGTTCCTTAATATTGGGTTGGCGACAGGTTTCTAGTTCCTTACTATTGGGTTGGCGACAGGTTTCTAGTTCCTTACTATTGGGTTGGAGACAGGTTTCTAGTTCCTTAATATTGGGTTGGCGACAGGTTTCTAGTTCCTTACTATTGGGTTGGCGACAGGTTTCTAGTTCCTTACTATTGGGTTGGCGACAGGTTTCTAGTTCCTTACTATTGGGTTGGCGACAGGTTTCTAGTTCCTTACTGTTGGGTCGGCGATATTTTTCTTGTTCCATACTGTTGGATCGGCGACAGGTTTATAGTCGGCTTCATTTTACTTGTTCCGTACACTTGGGTCGGCGATATTTTTCTTGTTCCATACTGTTGGATCGGCGACAGGGTTATAGTCGGCTTCATTTTACTTGTTCCGTACACTTGGGTCGGCGATATTTTTCTTGTTCCATACTGTTGGGTCGACGACAGGTTTATAGTCGGCTTCATTTTACTTGTTCCACACACTTGGGTCGGCGATATTTTTCTTGTTCCATACTGTTGGGTCGGCGACATTTTTCTTGTTCCATACTGTTGGGTCGGCGACATTTTTCTTCTTTCGTACTGTTGGGTCGGCTTGATCTGTCTTGTTCCATACTGTTGGGTCGGCGATTTTTTTCTTGTTCCCTACTGTTGGGACGGCGACAGTTTTCTTGGTCCATACTGTTGGGTCGGCGAAATTTTTCTTCTTTCGTACTGTTGGGTCGGCTTGATTTGTCTTGTTCCATACTGTTGGGTCGGCGATTTTTTTCATGTTCCCTACTGTTGGGTCGGCGACAGTTTTCTTCTTTCATACTGTTGGGACGGCGATATTCTACTTGTTCCATACTGTTGGGTTGGCGACATTTTTCTTGTTCCATACTCTTGGGTCGGCGACAATTTTCTTGTTCCAAACTCTTGGGTCGGCGATATTTTACTTATTCCATACTGTTGGGACGGCGACATTTTTCTTGTTCCATACTGTTGGGTCGGCGATAGTTTTCTTGTTCCATACTGTTAAGTCGGCGACATTTTTCTTGTTCTATACTGTTGTGCCGGCGATTCTTTTTTGTTCCATACTGTTGGGTCGGCGTCATTTTCCCTGTTCCCTACTGTTGGGTCGGCGACATTTTTCTTGTTCCATATTGTTGGGTCGGCGACATTTTTCTTGTTCCATATTGTTGGGTCGGCGACATTTTTCTTGTTCTAAACGGTCAGGTCGGTGCGACAGTTTTAATGTTCCTTGCTATTTGGACGGCGACAGAATTTCTTCTTCCTTACTGTTGGATCGGTGACAGTTTTCCTGTTCCTTGCTATTGGGTGggtgaaattgtttttttattagttttgctATTTCTATCAATATAGTATCTACTTctgatgtttacatttttactcGCATTATACACGTCACAGAGTTTAAATCGTCATTATGGTTTTtctttgcaaacaaatatttttcatcgtatttttttaataattcataaaaaaatatttatgggatatattcataaaaaggtACATTATCTTCGGATTTTAACTAAATAAGTAATTTGATAATGCATCTTTAATGTAGTCAGAATACAAACATGCGCTATGCCTTTGTGGGGCGGTTTTTTCCctgataaattaattaataaaattgggATATACTCGTACATTTATTATACAGAAAACGGGATTGCGATTTTAGAGGTTGATGCCCGTCGCATTAAAGGTGTAGATACACTATCTCATGACCAAGTTATTTACGCCAGGAACTATTTGTAGCGGTATAGAAGAATGAATGTATCATGGACGGGTACATACCgataaaacaacttttaacacaaaacatcacatgatctcttttatttattatttcagtaCGTTTTGATTAGCTGTTGTGTTGAGACAAATAAAGAGGAGAAAGGACAGTCATGTTCAGTGAGAatgcatttggtttaaataACGTTTTCGACGTCTTTCTATTGGCATGTGATCTTGGTTACGTGGGTACTTTATGCTTATTAACCCTCGAGTAAAACCTATTCAACAAGCAGCTTGAAACATAAATTTGTCCAACTGGCCAAGTCTTAAACACAAGTTAAAGAAGATGACCAGGCGAGACTGATCTTTCCATGGTATCGTTGACCTGTCAAGGGGACTCACGACCTGCTGTCAGGAGTGGTAATGGGGGCTGTCAAGTTCCCCTGCTCCTCTGGGTCAAAGTGTGTATCCGCCTGACAGCCGGCGAGCGGTTCATAACGGTCAGTTGCTGACAAACGATGACGCAATATTAACGTAACATTTAATAGGAAAACGTGACAAAAGCTAATTGAAAAAGTCACCATACAATATAAGGTTAATACGTCAATTTAACGGTACTCTTTATGATGACCAATTTCACTGAGGTGACAAGGGACATGAAGCTTTAAAATTGCAGCCCTAGTTTTACAATTGTATGTATTCTAGTGTCTGCTGACAGTGCAGAACTGCCACTTCTCTCATATTCTTTAACAATGCTTATTTTCTAAACTGGCAACAACCATTGGATTTagatttagattttttttctctttgcgtacatcaat
The sequence above is drawn from the Mya arenaria isolate MELC-2E11 chromosome 14, ASM2691426v1 genome and encodes:
- the LOC128217461 gene encoding uncharacterized protein LOC128217461: MEQEKYRRPNSKELETCRQPNSKELETCRQPNSKELETCRQPNSKELETCRQPNIKELETCLQPNSKELETCRQPNSKELETCRQPNIKELETCRQPNSKELETCRQPNSKELETCRQPNSKELETCLQPNIKELETCRQPNIKELETCRQPNSKELETCRQPNSKELETCLQPNSKELETCRQPNSKELETCRQPNIRNKKSVADPTIRNNTTVAPTKQPCRRNGKKQGTCSADPTARNKELVADPTDRNKKNVASPATRNRKTAVLTQWEETKQNFADAILRNMKNVADTTAKNMKNFADPTVWNKKNVADPTVWNKKNVADPTVWNKKNVADPTV